A portion of the Brevundimonas pondensis genome contains these proteins:
- a CDS encoding Imm26 family immunity protein, with product MSKPKVGDVFLVPLDDQRCGIGQLAGDWEGELYVVIYDKLVSRAALPGDVIGARLQFAALTLDAKFHHGDWPVIGNRQDLLSDLPQPWFKVDVAGETHIEARDRSVMRRATSAEAAQLRYRTVVAPVRIENALKALNGLGEWNPRFDDLQADYVFQSAELVAG from the coding sequence ATGAGCAAGCCCAAAGTCGGAGACGTGTTCTTAGTGCCGCTGGATGATCAGCGCTGCGGTATCGGCCAGTTGGCTGGCGACTGGGAGGGCGAACTGTATGTCGTCATCTATGACAAGTTGGTCTCGCGGGCAGCGTTGCCGGGAGACGTGATCGGCGCGCGCCTCCAATTCGCGGCGTTGACGCTCGATGCGAAATTCCATCATGGCGACTGGCCGGTAATCGGGAACCGCCAAGACTTGCTTTCTGATCTGCCGCAACCTTGGTTCAAGGTGGACGTCGCCGGTGAGACACATATTGAGGCACGAGACAGATCGGTGATGCGTCGGGCCACGTCAGCGGAGGCGGCTCAACTTCGATACCGAACCGTTGTGGCACCAGTTCGCATTGAGAACGCCCTTAAGGCGTTAAATGGCCTAGGCGAGTGGAACCCGCGTTTCGACGACCTGCAGGCTGATTACGTCTTCCAAAGCGCAGAACTGGTTGCCGGCTAA
- the ccmI gene encoding c-type cytochrome biogenesis protein CcmI translates to MTIFWIMTGLATALAGLLVLAGARRGADAEVVVDREAGARELAELDRLKTRGLLDEAGWTAARAEAGRRLLAARRDARTPVVGAKDRLWVLGGIGLTAAVSLALYLGLGAPGMADQAYETRVRDWAASPETLEPAQAAAVIGRIVKDRPDDHQALTMLGAARFEAGDPIGAASAFRRALAIQPDDAQSWARLGESLVRANEGAVGGDAEAAFVEALKHDPDQLGARYFLGEAALKRGDKAGAAAVWGPLIAALEPNDPRRGELQQRLGGAG, encoded by the coding sequence ATGACGATCTTCTGGATCATGACAGGGTTGGCCACGGCGCTGGCCGGCCTGCTGGTGCTGGCCGGGGCGCGGCGAGGTGCGGACGCCGAGGTCGTGGTCGACCGCGAGGCCGGGGCACGCGAACTGGCGGAGCTGGACCGGCTGAAGACACGCGGCCTGCTGGACGAGGCGGGCTGGACCGCGGCGCGGGCCGAGGCGGGGCGACGGCTGCTGGCGGCGCGTCGCGACGCGCGGACGCCGGTCGTGGGGGCCAAGGACCGGCTGTGGGTTTTGGGCGGGATCGGCCTGACGGCGGCGGTGTCGCTGGCCCTCTATCTGGGGCTGGGCGCGCCGGGGATGGCGGATCAGGCCTATGAGACGCGGGTGCGCGACTGGGCGGCTTCGCCCGAGACGCTGGAGCCGGCCCAGGCGGCGGCGGTGATCGGCCGTATCGTCAAGGATCGGCCCGACGACCATCAGGCCCTGACCATGCTGGGCGCGGCGCGCTTCGAGGCGGGCGACCCCATCGGCGCGGCCTCGGCCTTCCGCCGGGCGCTGGCGATCCAGCCGGACGACGCCCAGAGCTGGGCGCGGCTGGGAGAGAGCCTGGTGCGGGCCAACGAGGGCGCGGTCGGCGGCGACGCCGAGGCGGCCTTCGTCGAGGCGCTGAAGCATGACCCGGATCAGCTGGGGGCGCGCTACTTCCTGGGCGAGGCGGCGCTGAAGCGCGGCGACAAGGCCGGGGCGGCGGCGGTCTGGGGGCCGCTGATCGCGGCGCTGGAGCCGAACGATCCGCGCCGGGGCGAACTGCAACAACGATTGGGCGGGGCTGGATGA
- the ccmE gene encoding cytochrome c maturation protein CcmE has translation MSWLPKSPKARRRLWIVAAAAPVLALAVGLSLWAMKDNVTYFFSPSEVTEEAAPVGRVIRLGGLVEAGSVVKGADGTVVFVVTDNAGTAKVSYHGDLPDLFREGQGIVAQGSFRPDRVFEASQVLAKHDETYMPREVADRLKEKGEWRPETGEAPAAGAQKL, from the coding sequence ATGAGCTGGCTTCCCAAATCGCCCAAGGCGCGGCGGCGTCTGTGGATCGTGGCTGCGGCCGCGCCGGTTCTGGCCCTGGCGGTCGGCCTGTCGCTGTGGGCCATGAAGGACAATGTCACCTACTTTTTCTCGCCGTCCGAAGTGACCGAGGAAGCCGCGCCGGTCGGGCGGGTGATCCGTCTGGGCGGACTGGTCGAGGCCGGCAGCGTGGTCAAGGGCGCGGACGGGACGGTGGTCTTCGTCGTCACCGACAACGCCGGGACGGCCAAGGTCAGCTATCACGGCGACCTGCCCGACCTGTTCCGCGAGGGGCAGGGCATCGTGGCGCAAGGGTCGTTCCGGCCCGACCGCGTGTTTGAGGCCAGTCAGGTGCTGGCCAAGCACGACGAGACCTATATGCCGCGCGAAGTCGCCGACCGGCTGAAGGAAAAGGGCGAGTGGCGGCCTGAAACGGGTGAGGCGCCTGCCGCCGGGGCGCAAAAGCTGTGA
- a CDS encoding heme lyase CcmF/NrfE family subunit codes for MIVELGAFALILALVLAALTTVLTAAGRLRLSPVLAGAGGGALIASAAATALAFAALIYAFAVSDFSVSNVALNSHTDKPMLYKVAAAWGSHEGSLVLWCLVMTGFGGALALARGLPFGLKTSGVAVQGALSTLFLAFAVFTSNPFSRLDPAPVQGASLNPLLQDPALAIHPPLLYAGYVGFSVCFSLAVAALIEKRVDPAWGRWVRPWALASWAFLTVGILLGSFWAYYELGWGGWWFWDPVENASFMPWLAGAALLHSAIVTERRGALAGWTVFLAILAFTFSMLGAFLVRSGVLTSVHAFAVDPERGMMLLAILGVAAGAAFILFALRAPAIRSGAAFAPISREGALVLNNLFLTAAAATVLLGTLYPLILEGISGATISVGPPYFNATFVPLLVVACLILPAGPLLAWKRGDLKGALQRLWLAAGLAMVAAFAAFALFEPKKALAAAGLGVGAWLIFGALAELGVRTKAFRAPLGETLRRAKGLPLGAWGMTLAHAGLGVFILGAVVETSFKAEAAAAVPLGGVVSSGPWRVRLDAVEVIEGPNYLAEQGRLTVMPVSGNAVERVVTAERRFFPAGGQTTTEVGLDFRGLDDVYVVMGERAATERNEQAWTVRVYYNPWARLIFLGPLIMALGGVLSLLDRRLRVGAEMRKKSAEVKA; via the coding sequence GTGATCGTCGAACTGGGGGCGTTTGCGCTGATCCTGGCCCTGGTTCTGGCGGCGCTGACCACGGTGCTGACCGCGGCGGGGCGGCTGAGGCTCAGCCCCGTGCTGGCGGGCGCGGGCGGCGGGGCCCTGATCGCCTCGGCGGCGGCGACGGCGCTGGCCTTTGCGGCCCTGATCTACGCCTTCGCCGTGTCGGACTTCTCGGTGTCGAACGTGGCCCTGAACAGCCACACCGACAAGCCCATGCTCTACAAGGTCGCCGCCGCCTGGGGCAGCCACGAGGGCTCGCTGGTGCTGTGGTGCCTGGTCATGACCGGCTTCGGCGGGGCGTTGGCCCTGGCGCGCGGTCTGCCGTTCGGGCTGAAGACCTCGGGCGTGGCGGTGCAGGGCGCGCTGTCGACCCTGTTCCTGGCCTTCGCCGTCTTCACCTCCAATCCGTTCTCGCGTCTGGACCCGGCGCCGGTGCAGGGCGCGTCGCTGAACCCGCTGTTGCAGGACCCGGCGCTGGCGATCCATCCGCCGCTGCTCTACGCGGGCTATGTGGGCTTTTCGGTCTGTTTCTCTCTGGCGGTCGCCGCCCTGATCGAGAAGCGGGTCGATCCGGCCTGGGGCCGCTGGGTGCGGCCGTGGGCGCTGGCGTCCTGGGCCTTTCTGACGGTCGGCATCCTGCTGGGGTCCTTCTGGGCCTATTACGAGCTGGGCTGGGGGGGCTGGTGGTTCTGGGACCCCGTGGAGAATGCGTCGTTCATGCCGTGGCTGGCGGGCGCGGCCTTGCTGCACTCGGCCATCGTCACGGAACGGCGCGGGGCGCTGGCCGGGTGGACGGTGTTTCTGGCCATCCTGGCCTTCACCTTCTCCATGCTGGGGGCGTTTCTGGTGCGCTCGGGCGTGCTGACCTCGGTGCACGCCTTCGCCGTCGATCCCGAGCGCGGGATGATGCTGCTGGCCATTCTGGGCGTGGCGGCGGGGGCGGCCTTCATCCTGTTCGCCCTGCGGGCGCCGGCGATCCGCTCGGGCGCGGCCTTCGCGCCGATCAGCCGCGAAGGCGCGTTGGTGCTGAACAACCTCTTCCTGACGGCGGCGGCGGCGACGGTGCTGCTGGGGACGCTCTATCCGCTGATCCTCGAGGGGATTTCGGGGGCGACCATTTCGGTGGGGCCGCCCTATTTCAACGCGACCTTTGTTCCCCTGCTGGTGGTGGCCTGTCTTATCCTGCCCGCCGGGCCTCTGCTGGCGTGGAAGCGGGGCGACCTGAAGGGGGCCCTGCAACGGCTGTGGCTGGCGGCGGGTCTGGCCATGGTCGCGGCGTTTGCGGCCTTCGCGCTGTTCGAGCCGAAGAAGGCGCTGGCGGCGGCGGGCTTGGGTGTCGGGGCCTGGCTGATCTTCGGCGCGCTGGCGGAGCTGGGCGTGCGGACCAAGGCGTTTCGCGCGCCGCTGGGCGAGACTCTGCGCCGGGCAAAGGGCCTGCCGCTGGGGGCCTGGGGCATGACCCTGGCCCATGCGGGGCTGGGGGTCTTCATCCTGGGGGCCGTGGTCGAGACCAGCTTCAAGGCCGAGGCAGCGGCGGCGGTTCCCTTGGGCGGCGTGGTGTCGTCGGGGCCTTGGCGGGTGCGGCTGGACGCGGTCGAGGTGATCGAGGGGCCGAACTATCTGGCCGAGCAGGGGCGGCTGACCGTCATGCCGGTGTCGGGGAACGCGGTTGAACGCGTCGTCACCGCCGAGCGCCGCTTCTTTCCGGCGGGCGGGCAGACGACGACCGAGGTTGGGCTGGATTTCCGCGGGCTGGACGACGTCTATGTGGTCATGGGCGAGCGAGCGGCGACCGAGAGAAACGAACAGGCCTGGACGGTGCGGGTCTATTACAATCCCTGGGCGCGGCTGATCTTCCTCGGTCCGCTGATCATGGCCCTGGGCGGGGTGCTGTCCCTGCTGGACCGGCGGCTGCGCGTCGGCGCGGAAATGCGCAAGAAGAGCGCGGAGGTCAAGGCGTGA